In Aristaeella hokkaidonensis, the following are encoded in one genomic region:
- a CDS encoding acyltransferase domain-containing protein, producing MTRERLNELLKVTGDLIPEAMEEHIGDLETDAKELLPRETLLEVLNTNQVPEAKQQALLDALDAANAVPELVELAHIMAQDAVRGLVRCHAVEFYQPLPDCLTGFAREAYAFLYTQLCVLEGRKALRARGIPEKYDEDIPERMTRKQLKKYVETGDINFDDYPWDMNFYCCQIFFLDRFYFIPYRWGGSPEAWRNQETGEVVALWHAGVRVRRDGQIDGVNGVRDPEAFTTEFMETEDAVWGNRVLPEGRISPEIVMLDKKIWRKALGDDDFLLALHIPGGEGYTPERVRSSCEQALAFYDRYYPEYNYIGFWSESWLYDPGLREIVKPDRNIVRVQKQFYCYPVEEGDRMIRLEVLGDEHADHRKLTPRNSLERGMFAVWDRGDRFHTTGMFLLREEVSRIGEDPYET from the coding sequence ATGACAAGAGAGAGACTGAACGAACTGCTGAAGGTTACGGGCGATCTGATTCCTGAAGCAATGGAAGAACACATCGGGGATCTGGAGACGGACGCGAAGGAGCTGCTGCCCCGGGAAACACTTCTCGAGGTACTGAACACAAACCAGGTGCCGGAAGCCAAACAGCAGGCACTGCTGGACGCACTGGACGCAGCCAACGCCGTGCCGGAACTGGTGGAGCTGGCCCACATCATGGCGCAGGATGCCGTACGCGGCCTGGTCCGGTGTCACGCGGTGGAATTTTATCAGCCCCTGCCGGACTGCCTGACCGGATTCGCGAGGGAAGCCTACGCGTTCCTGTACACCCAGCTGTGTGTGCTGGAAGGCCGGAAAGCCCTGCGGGCCCGCGGAATCCCGGAGAAATACGACGAGGATATTCCGGAACGGATGACGCGGAAGCAGCTGAAGAAATATGTGGAGACCGGGGACATCAATTTTGACGATTATCCCTGGGATATGAACTTTTACTGCTGCCAGATTTTCTTCCTGGACCGGTTCTACTTCATTCCATATCGCTGGGGAGGATCCCCGGAGGCCTGGCGGAACCAGGAGACCGGAGAGGTTGTGGCCCTGTGGCACGCGGGTGTCCGGGTGCGGAGGGACGGCCAGATCGACGGCGTGAACGGCGTACGGGATCCGGAAGCGTTTACCACCGAGTTTATGGAGACGGAAGACGCCGTATGGGGCAACCGGGTCCTGCCGGAGGGAAGGATTTCCCCGGAGATCGTGATGCTGGATAAAAAGATCTGGCGGAAAGCCCTGGGAGACGACGATTTCCTGCTGGCACTGCATATCCCGGGCGGAGAAGGCTATACGCCGGAGCGGGTGCGCAGCAGCTGTGAGCAGGCACTGGCCTTCTATGACAGGTATTATCCCGAATACAACTATATCGGATTCTGGAGTGAATCCTGGCTGTATGATCCGGGACTGCGGGAGATTGTGAAACCCGACCGGAACATAGTACGGGTACAAAAGCAGTTCTACTGCTACCCGGTGGAAGAAGGGGACCGGATGATCCGGCTGGAAGTACTCGGGGACGAGCATGCGGACCACCGGAAGCTGACGCCCCGGAACAGCCTTGAACGCGGCATGTTCGCCGTGTGGGACAGGGGAGACCGGTTCCACACCACGGGAATGTTCCTGCTGCGGGAAGAGGTTTCCCGGATCGGCGAAGATCCCTACGAAACCTGA
- a CDS encoding carbohydrate ABC transporter permease: MKKLPSVSNSRRIILLLILSSLILTVVFCSLSFLNFSSQLYIKRSPNTFVGDEKYQTVRQEVELQLETFRTQGVEGDIDEQVIERVNSKNETTSLVIFTINAANNRSGWDLLRAGLPSSVLLILILVFSAAAWLLTLLSVFTGNRAAGIGAFILALASFFLIPVVFNRLNLDLSRTVDLAQAGGNPGALDRLRPALDRFLFDGSAGDQLDTLLAALKYTVCAGPFLLIIPAFITICAAILGACKPLKKTLLRIALYLSVILFSLFILYPFFVMFITAFRSNAETTDMHFLRILPSRWVFSNLTDTLNRGVLRYLVNSLLIAGGATLVAMVCGIPAAYAMARMDFRGKKAYLGFVIMSQMFSPVVLLVGISRLMNTLHLNDTLMGLMFINAAFNQAFAIWLLRGTFVSISSEMEQAACIDGCSVLGAMLRILLPMAAPGIVTTLIFVFINAWNEYTVSTVLISTQANRPITVGITQFSSFNMIEWQYLFAAALLATVPVVILFMLIEKHLAAGLTAGGVKG; encoded by the coding sequence ATGAAAAAGCTTCCTTCCGTTTCAAACTCCCGTCGGATCATTCTTCTTCTGATTCTTTCATCGCTGATCCTGACCGTCGTTTTCTGCTCTCTGTCTTTTCTGAATTTCTCCTCACAGCTGTATATTAAGCGTTCTCCCAACACTTTTGTGGGTGATGAAAAATACCAGACCGTTCGTCAGGAAGTGGAGCTCCAGCTTGAAACCTTCCGCACCCAGGGTGTGGAAGGCGACATTGACGAACAGGTCATTGAACGGGTCAACAGCAAAAATGAAACCACTTCCCTGGTCATTTTCACCATCAATGCCGCCAACAACCGGAGCGGCTGGGATCTGCTGCGTGCCGGGCTTCCCTCTTCTGTGCTGTTGATCCTGATTCTTGTTTTCTCTGCAGCCGCCTGGCTGCTCACCCTCCTGTCTGTGTTTACCGGAAACCGCGCTGCCGGAATCGGCGCCTTTATCCTGGCCCTTGCTTCCTTTTTCCTGATTCCCGTTGTCTTCAACAGGCTCAATCTGGATCTTTCCCGCACGGTGGATCTGGCACAAGCCGGCGGGAATCCCGGAGCGCTGGATCGTCTCCGGCCGGCACTCGACCGGTTCCTCTTCGACGGATCCGCCGGAGACCAGTTGGACACCCTGCTGGCCGCCCTGAAATATACCGTCTGCGCTGGCCCGTTCCTGCTGATTATCCCGGCTTTCATCACCATATGCGCCGCCATCCTGGGCGCCTGTAAGCCGCTGAAAAAGACACTTCTGCGCATTGCGCTTTATCTCAGCGTGATCCTTTTCTCGCTGTTTATCCTGTATCCCTTCTTCGTGATGTTCATCACTGCCTTCCGCAGCAATGCGGAAACAACGGATATGCATTTCCTCCGGATCCTGCCGTCCCGCTGGGTCTTCAGCAATCTCACGGATACGCTGAACCGCGGCGTCCTGCGGTATCTGGTCAACTCCCTGCTGATTGCCGGTGGTGCCACGCTCGTTGCTATGGTCTGCGGCATTCCCGCCGCCTATGCCATGGCGCGCATGGATTTCCGCGGCAAGAAAGCCTATCTCGGTTTTGTCATCATGAGCCAGATGTTCTCTCCCGTCGTGCTGCTGGTCGGCATTTCCCGCCTCATGAACACGCTGCACCTCAACGATACCCTGATGGGACTGATGTTCATCAATGCGGCTTTCAACCAGGCCTTCGCCATCTGGCTTCTCCGCGGCACCTTTGTTTCCATCTCCTCCGAGATGGAGCAGGCCGCCTGTATCGATGGCTGCAGCGTGCTCGGTGCCATGCTCCGGATTCTGCTTCCCATGGCGGCTCCCGGAATTGTCACCACGCTGATCTTTGTCTTTATCAACGCCTGGAATGAATATACCGTCTCCACCGTGCTGATCTCCACCCAGGCCAACAGGCCTATTACGGTGGGCATCACCCAGTTCTCTTCCTTCAACATGATTGAATGGCAGTATCTCTTCGCTGCGGCGCTTCTGGCAACCGTTCCTGTGGTCATCCTCTTCATGCTGATCGAAAAGCACCTGGCTGCGGGCTTGACAGCCGGCGGCGTTAAAGGATAA
- a CDS encoding carbohydrate ABC transporter permease, with product MRSVFVRHRWEPYLWILPSILLMLVFVVFPIGIVFRLAFSHISRAGVVGGFIGLKNFQDAVSSAAFPQVMLNTAFWVVSVVGLSTLIGFICAMVLNQPFRGRKIARSIMVFPWAASLVIQASVWNYIIKMEYGNLNNILLNLGFLQDPVNWRASYQIEFIWECAIGIIVTIPFVTFTVLSGLQSIDASYYEAATVDGAGFWKKLRHVTIPLVKPSLTVSTVLNIIYVFNSFPIIYTITKGAPANKTDTMVTYLYMLAFYDQRKGPATALSVIGFVILCIASGCYMLITMRKEDNL from the coding sequence ATGCGTTCAGTTTTTGTCCGTCATCGTTGGGAACCCTATCTCTGGATTCTTCCCAGCATCCTGCTGATGCTGGTTTTCGTCGTATTCCCCATCGGCATTGTTTTCCGCCTGGCCTTCAGCCATATCAGCCGTGCCGGCGTTGTCGGTGGGTTTATCGGACTGAAAAACTTTCAGGACGCTGTTTCTTCCGCCGCTTTTCCTCAGGTAATGCTTAACACTGCCTTCTGGGTGGTCTCCGTTGTAGGGCTTTCTACCCTTATCGGTTTCATCTGCGCCATGGTGCTCAATCAGCCCTTCCGCGGCAGGAAGATTGCCCGGTCGATCATGGTCTTCCCCTGGGCGGCTTCCCTGGTCATTCAGGCGTCCGTATGGAACTACATCATCAAAATGGAATACGGCAACCTGAATAACATCCTGCTGAATCTGGGTTTTCTGCAGGATCCGGTGAACTGGCGTGCTTCCTATCAGATTGAATTCATCTGGGAGTGTGCCATCGGTATCATCGTTACCATTCCCTTTGTCACCTTTACCGTGCTTTCCGGCCTTCAGTCCATCGACGCGTCCTATTATGAAGCAGCCACCGTGGACGGCGCGGGCTTCTGGAAAAAGCTCCGTCATGTGACCATCCCGCTGGTGAAACCGTCCCTCACGGTTTCCACCGTGCTGAATATCATTTATGTATTCAATTCCTTCCCCATCATCTATACCATCACCAAAGGCGCTCCGGCCAACAAGACCGATACGATGGTCACCTATCTGTACATGCTCGCCTTCTATGACCAGCGGAAAGGTCCGGCCACCGCGCTCTCCGTGATCGGTTTCGTTATCCTGTGCATTGCCTCCGGCTGCTATATGCTCATCACCATGCGGAAGGAGGATAATCTCTGA
- a CDS encoding phosphotransferase enzyme family protein — MAEMFRTEGTIIKCIPFGSGHINQTWLVVTNQPHLYILQKVNTETFRDPEGLMNNILLVTGHLREKDTDPRHVMTLVKLKDGRDYILKDRKELWRLYEYVTGGVCLDRAETAADFRNSGKAFGTFQNRMADFPAEQLVETIPGFHDTPKRYLALHEAIRDDRAGRAKSVQQEIDFMLEREEQAGLLQKMLKAGELPLRVTHNDTKLNNVMLDEKTREPLCILDLDTVMPGLAANDFGDSIRFGASTAEEDEKDLTKVRLDLNLYQAYAEGFLHACGDRLTAAERETLPDGARIITLENAVRFLTDYLNGDTYYHIERPEHNLDRTRTQMALTEEMEKHDDIIRRMMDCI, encoded by the coding sequence ATGGCGGAAATGTTCCGGACGGAAGGGACGATTATCAAATGCATTCCCTTCGGATCCGGCCATATCAACCAGACCTGGCTGGTGGTGACCAACCAGCCCCATCTCTATATTCTGCAAAAGGTGAATACGGAGACCTTCCGGGATCCGGAGGGGCTGATGAACAATATCCTGCTGGTGACAGGCCACCTGAGGGAAAAGGATACGGATCCCAGACACGTGATGACGCTGGTAAAGCTGAAGGACGGAAGGGATTACATCCTGAAGGACCGGAAGGAACTGTGGCGGCTGTATGAATATGTGACCGGCGGCGTCTGCCTGGACCGGGCGGAGACGGCGGCGGATTTCCGGAACAGCGGAAAGGCCTTCGGTACCTTCCAGAACAGGATGGCGGATTTCCCGGCAGAGCAGCTGGTTGAAACCATTCCCGGTTTTCATGACACACCGAAACGCTATCTGGCTCTGCATGAGGCAATCCGGGATGACCGGGCCGGACGTGCAAAAAGCGTACAGCAGGAAATTGACTTTATGCTGGAGCGGGAAGAACAGGCAGGCCTGCTGCAGAAAATGCTGAAAGCAGGGGAACTGCCGCTGCGGGTGACGCACAACGATACCAAGCTGAACAATGTCATGCTTGATGAAAAGACGAGGGAACCACTGTGCATCCTGGACCTGGACACGGTGATGCCCGGGCTGGCGGCAAACGACTTCGGTGATTCCATCCGGTTCGGTGCGTCCACGGCGGAAGAGGATGAAAAGGACCTGACTAAGGTACGCCTGGACCTGAACCTGTACCAGGCTTATGCGGAAGGATTCCTCCATGCCTGCGGGGACAGGCTGACAGCGGCTGAACGGGAAACCCTGCCGGACGGAGCCCGGATTATCACACTTGAAAACGCTGTACGGTTCCTGACGGATTACCTGAACGGGGACACCTATTATCATATCGAAAGACCGGAGCACAATCTGGATCGTACCAGAACCCAGATGGCGCTGACGGAGGAAATGGAAAAGCATGACGACATCATCCGCAGGATGATGGATTGCATCTGA
- a CDS encoding ABC transporter substrate-binding protein yields MKKLLAVVLALMMVLTLAVPLMAQADELEEITILYPGEETDAFSNFINGAFAEKVKEELNMKVNFRFLSWDAYWDQKKVMLAANETIDLYWDGLPDLPTMVNNKEAQPLDELIAKVWPDYMKDVLPETQMNGGKINGIQYGIPSAYAPSSAMFQFVCLRQDLLEQVGMTEVKDAEDLREYAQRVQDQLPGYMGPGDIIFKPLTRNFTDEQYTWLFQDLVVFGEESHKAYSYAHTDAFKKVAQFNREMFLDGLYHDEVAIKYNERDSRVQTGLYLWVEGSLGKELEIGGKVKAVDPNAVMKNYLLAPEKPRYVNAAGGEVLCIPYSAKNPEGALKFLAWLWGSQDNYLFCLYGEKGKDWDLDENGGLQLISETAAGEGFFYEWMFRNANYQVFGPEVTEEYKEMYRNWDNDAQISAMMGFAFNNTGFEVTENACLEAWKKLAPIMYGYVDFDENYPAAIAELEAAGINEYVDEMNRQLDAFLASK; encoded by the coding sequence ATGAAGAAACTGTTGGCTGTTGTACTGGCACTGATGATGGTGCTGACCCTGGCTGTGCCGCTGATGGCGCAGGCAGACGAGCTGGAGGAAATCACGATCCTCTATCCCGGTGAAGAAACTGACGCTTTCTCCAACTTCATCAACGGCGCTTTTGCCGAAAAAGTGAAGGAAGAGCTGAACATGAAGGTTAACTTTCGGTTCCTGAGCTGGGACGCTTACTGGGACCAGAAGAAAGTTATGCTGGCTGCCAATGAGACCATCGACCTGTACTGGGACGGCCTGCCGGACCTGCCCACCATGGTGAACAACAAGGAAGCCCAGCCCCTGGACGAGCTGATCGCCAAGGTCTGGCCGGACTACATGAAGGACGTCCTGCCGGAAACCCAGATGAACGGCGGTAAAATCAACGGCATTCAGTACGGTATTCCGTCCGCATACGCTCCGTCTTCCGCCATGTTCCAGTTTGTCTGCCTGCGGCAGGATCTGCTGGAGCAGGTCGGTATGACCGAAGTGAAGGACGCTGAAGACCTGCGTGAATACGCCCAGCGCGTGCAGGACCAGCTGCCCGGCTACATGGGCCCCGGAGATATCATCTTCAAGCCCCTGACCCGTAACTTTACTGACGAACAATACACCTGGCTGTTCCAGGATCTGGTGGTCTTCGGTGAAGAAAGCCACAAGGCTTACAGCTACGCCCATACCGACGCCTTTAAGAAGGTGGCACAGTTCAACCGTGAAATGTTCCTGGACGGCCTGTACCATGACGAAGTGGCCATCAAGTACAACGAGCGTGACAGCCGTGTGCAGACCGGACTGTATCTGTGGGTTGAAGGCTCCCTGGGCAAGGAACTGGAAATCGGCGGCAAGGTGAAGGCTGTGGACCCGAACGCCGTGATGAAGAACTACCTGCTCGCACCCGAAAAGCCCCGCTACGTCAACGCGGCAGGCGGTGAAGTGCTGTGCATCCCGTATTCCGCAAAGAATCCGGAAGGCGCCCTGAAGTTCCTCGCTTGGCTGTGGGGCAGCCAGGACAACTACCTCTTCTGCCTGTACGGCGAGAAGGGCAAGGACTGGGATCTGGACGAGAACGGCGGCCTGCAGCTGATCAGTGAGACCGCAGCCGGAGAAGGATTCTTCTATGAGTGGATGTTCCGGAACGCCAATTACCAGGTGTTCGGCCCCGAAGTTACCGAAGAGTACAAAGAGATGTACAGGAACTGGGACAACGACGCCCAGATCTCCGCGATGATGGGCTTTGCCTTCAACAACACCGGATTTGAAGTCACTGAAAACGCCTGCCTGGAAGCCTGGAAGAAACTGGCTCCCATCATGTACGGCTATGTGGACTTTGATGAGAACTATCCGGCGGCGATCGCTGAACTGGAAGCGGCCGGCATCAACGAGTATGTGGATGAAATGAACCGTCAGCTGGACGCGTTCCTGGCCTCCAAATAA
- a CDS encoding carbohydrate ABC transporter permease codes for MSIAVHHGKHHSRHIHRSGADRWAKILSYTIVGLFGLMCLYPLLLTVTVSLTPEDVINKDGYRLIPSRWSLDTYTYIFAHSGARILKSYLVTIFVTVVGTLGSMLVTCMISYAISLRELKYRNVIAFICNFTSIFSAGLIPWYVVCVNWYGLRNNILALILPSLFSVWYMFLMRTYFKAISQSLYDAAKIDGAGHMTIFFRIALPLSVTALLTVGLMYALCYWNDWWHALMFIDDRDLFPLQYYLYSIMSNVNAVSSGRVPSGAAANIRLPAETVKMAVTIITIGPIIFLYPFIQRYFVKGIMMGAVKE; via the coding sequence ATGAGTATTGCGGTACATCACGGAAAGCATCACTCCAGGCATATTCATCGCAGCGGCGCTGACAGATGGGCAAAGATCCTTTCCTATACGATTGTCGGCCTGTTCGGCCTGATGTGCCTCTATCCGCTGCTCCTGACGGTGACGGTCAGCCTGACGCCGGAGGACGTTATCAACAAAGACGGATACCGGCTGATCCCCAGCAGATGGAGCCTGGATACCTACACCTATATTTTTGCCCACAGCGGCGCACGAATCCTGAAATCCTACCTGGTAACGATCTTTGTGACCGTTGTTGGCACCCTCGGATCGATGCTGGTTACCTGCATGATCTCCTATGCAATCAGTCTGCGGGAACTGAAATACCGGAATGTGATTGCCTTCATCTGCAACTTTACCAGCATATTCTCCGCGGGCCTGATTCCCTGGTACGTGGTATGCGTGAACTGGTACGGACTGCGGAACAATATCCTGGCATTGATCCTGCCTTCATTGTTCAGCGTATGGTACATGTTCCTGATGCGGACCTATTTCAAGGCTATCAGCCAGAGCCTGTATGACGCGGCAAAGATAGACGGGGCCGGCCATATGACGATCTTCTTCAGGATTGCCCTGCCGCTGAGCGTCACCGCACTGCTGACGGTGGGCCTGATGTATGCGCTGTGCTACTGGAACGACTGGTGGCACGCCCTGATGTTCATTGATGACCGGGATCTGTTCCCGCTGCAATATTACCTGTATTCCATCATGTCCAACGTGAACGCGGTTTCCAGCGGGCGGGTACCTTCCGGTGCGGCGGCCAATATCCGGCTGCCGGCGGAGACGGTCAAGATGGCTGTGACGATCATCACCATCGGGCCGATTATCTTCCTGTATCCCTTTATCCAGCGCTACTTCGTCAAGGGCATCATGATGGGAGCCGTTAAGGAATGA
- a CDS encoding ABC transporter permease → MQRTVTPMTRGFRWEMKHNRTLYLMCVPALLLLLAFAYLPMGGMYMAFTKYNVVDGIYGSPFVGFQNFTYFLKGNPYFWNAVKNTLIINFWGLIFGTIVPITIAIAMNEVKNGPFKKISQSAMFFPYFLSWVVVGAILYGFMTANFRIDRKTGELILTGANGVANRLLMAFGSQPIRWYAEPKYWKAIVIFLDVWKWAGYNSIIYMAAMAGFDGSLYEAATIDGASRFQQIRYLTIPMLKPQVVILTLMSIGRIFYGDMGMIWGLVGQNGTLLDAVSVIDTYVYTSMKTMGFGFSTAIGLCQSVMGLILILLANSAAKKINDGEGLF, encoded by the coding sequence ATGCAGAGAACCGTTACGCCGATGACCCGCGGTTTCCGGTGGGAAATGAAACATAACCGGACGCTGTATCTGATGTGCGTACCCGCGCTGCTGCTTCTTCTCGCCTTTGCCTACCTGCCCATGGGCGGTATGTATATGGCATTCACCAAATACAACGTTGTGGACGGCATATACGGATCTCCCTTTGTGGGTTTTCAGAATTTCACCTATTTCCTGAAGGGGAATCCCTATTTCTGGAACGCGGTGAAGAATACGCTGATCATCAACTTCTGGGGTCTGATCTTCGGCACGATCGTACCGATCACCATCGCCATCGCGATGAACGAAGTGAAGAACGGACCCTTTAAAAAGATCAGCCAGAGCGCAATGTTCTTCCCTTACTTCCTGAGCTGGGTCGTTGTGGGCGCCATCCTGTACGGCTTTATGACAGCCAATTTCCGGATTGACCGGAAGACGGGAGAACTGATCCTGACCGGTGCAAACGGCGTGGCCAACCGACTGCTGATGGCCTTCGGGTCCCAACCGATCCGCTGGTATGCTGAACCGAAATACTGGAAAGCGATTGTCATTTTCCTGGACGTGTGGAAGTGGGCCGGCTACAACTCCATCATTTATATGGCAGCGATGGCCGGGTTTGACGGCAGCCTGTACGAGGCAGCCACCATCGACGGAGCCAGCCGGTTCCAGCAGATCCGGTATCTGACGATTCCGATGCTGAAACCCCAGGTGGTTATCCTGACCCTGATGAGTATCGGCCGGATTTTCTACGGCGATATGGGCATGATCTGGGGACTGGTGGGACAGAACGGCACCCTGCTGGACGCGGTATCGGTTATTGATACCTACGTCTACACCTCCATGAAAACGATGGGCTTCGGCTTCAGTACGGCAATCGGTCTGTGCCAGAGCGTCATGGGCCTGATCCTGATTCTCCTTGCCAACAGCGCGGCAAAGAAGATCAATGACGGGGAGGGACTGTTCTGA
- a CDS encoding phosphotransferase enzyme family protein — MPYPEILDAFALPEGERTAVPFGNGHINNTFLVRIAGTDRQYILQRINSYVFVRPREVMENIQHVTAHLRMKILAAGGDPDRETITLIPTLSGESCAEDSEGQIWRLLLFVPDTFSPELPDDPAVLEECGRAFGLFTRMLDDFPVASLYETIHAFHDTPSRLCQLEEAVARNASGRLHEVEEELAFARSHADDTRLLTDALAAEKLPLRVTHNDTKVNNVLLDRKTSKAVCVIDLDTVMPGLLAYDFGDAIRVGACSAAEDEQDLSLIRLELPKYRAFARGFLSSLKGVLSREELLSLETGARLMTLENGLRFLADHLNGDVYFKIHRPGQNLDRARAQFALFRDMEKHSTEAREILLELYGD; from the coding sequence ATGCCCTATCCTGAAATCCTGGATGCTTTTGCCCTGCCGGAAGGAGAACGTACTGCGGTTCCCTTTGGCAACGGCCATATCAACAACACATTTCTGGTCCGGATTGCCGGAACAGACAGGCAGTATATTCTCCAGCGCATCAACAGCTATGTTTTCGTCCGTCCCCGGGAAGTTATGGAAAACATTCAGCATGTGACCGCCCATCTGCGGATGAAGATCCTGGCTGCCGGAGGCGATCCGGACCGGGAGACGATTACCCTCATCCCCACCCTTTCCGGCGAATCCTGTGCGGAAGACAGCGAAGGCCAGATCTGGCGTCTTCTCCTGTTTGTGCCGGACACTTTCAGTCCCGAACTTCCGGATGATCCGGCTGTTCTGGAAGAATGCGGCCGTGCTTTCGGCCTTTTCACCCGTATGCTGGATGATTTCCCGGTTGCCTCCCTGTATGAGACCATTCACGCCTTCCACGACACCCCTTCACGTCTGTGCCAGCTGGAGGAGGCCGTCGCAAGGAATGCCTCAGGCCGTCTTCACGAAGTGGAGGAAGAACTTGCCTTCGCCCGGAGCCACGCGGATGACACCCGGCTCCTGACGGATGCCCTCGCCGCGGAAAAACTGCCCCTGCGCGTTACCCACAACGACACAAAGGTAAACAACGTGCTCCTGGATCGTAAAACTTCCAAGGCTGTCTGTGTCATCGATCTGGATACCGTAATGCCGGGGCTGCTGGCTTACGACTTTGGCGACGCCATCCGGGTGGGTGCCTGCAGTGCCGCCGAGGATGAGCAGGATCTTTCCCTGATCCGCCTGGAATTGCCAAAATACCGGGCTTTTGCCCGCGGTTTCCTTTCTTCCCTGAAGGGTGTCCTCTCCCGGGAGGAGCTGTTGTCCCTGGAAACCGGCGCCCGCCTCATGACGCTGGAAAACGGACTCCGGTTCCTTGCGGATCACCTGAACGGAGACGTCTATTTCAAAATTCACCGTCCGGGACAGAACCTGGACCGGGCCAGGGCGCAGTTTGCCCTCTTCCGGGACATGGAAAAGCACAGCACCGAGGCACGGGAAATCCTGCTGGAGCTGTACGGTGATTGA
- a CDS encoding phosphoglucomutase/phosphomannomutase family protein, whose amino-acid sequence MIQFGTGGWRAVIGDGFTRDNIRRVAAALARRMKKEGCTEEGLCVGYDRRFLSREALIWFCEVLAGEGVKVYFVNMSCPTPQIMFTVKERKLPYGAMVTASHNPAIWNGIKLFTAGGRDAAQDVTESIQETANSLKDGEIRSMDFEAAKTEGKIIIIDPRDAYLDSILRQVNTDAIRKRRLRIVLDPMFGVSLTGLQTILYTSRCDVDVINDRHDAFFGRHLPAPNPDTLVDLQYAVKEHNADVGIATDGDADRLGIIDEKGNYITANETLALLYSYLLEQKGWKGPAVRNIATTHLLDRIAEAHGEKCIEVPVGFKHISAGMEANNALIGGESSGGLTVRGHIAGKDGLYAASLLVEMLSVSGKKLSELVADLYSRYGEMHAAEYDWALTPEKKEQIHHLVMDEKKLPSFEQTVVRVNYMDGCKVYFENGWVIVRPSGTEPRIRIFAEAPTQTEAEALVRKMADFTGLE is encoded by the coding sequence ATGATTCAATTCGGCACAGGCGGCTGGAGAGCCGTTATCGGAGACGGATTTACCCGGGACAATATCCGGAGGGTGGCGGCGGCGCTGGCCCGGAGAATGAAGAAGGAAGGCTGCACGGAAGAAGGACTTTGCGTCGGGTATGACCGGCGGTTCCTCAGCCGCGAGGCGCTGATCTGGTTCTGCGAGGTCCTGGCGGGTGAAGGCGTGAAGGTTTACTTTGTCAACATGAGCTGCCCGACACCCCAGATTATGTTTACAGTGAAGGAAAGAAAGCTGCCTTACGGCGCCATGGTGACGGCCAGTCATAACCCGGCCATCTGGAACGGTATCAAGCTGTTTACAGCCGGCGGACGGGACGCTGCCCAGGACGTGACGGAATCCATTCAGGAAACTGCCAACAGTCTGAAAGACGGAGAAATCCGCAGCATGGATTTTGAAGCGGCGAAGACCGAGGGGAAAATCATTATTATTGATCCGAGGGACGCCTACCTGGATTCCATCCTTCGGCAAGTGAATACCGACGCGATCCGGAAACGGCGGCTGCGGATTGTGCTGGATCCGATGTTCGGCGTGAGCCTGACCGGCCTGCAGACCATCCTGTACACCTCCCGGTGTGACGTGGACGTGATCAATGACCGTCACGACGCCTTCTTCGGCCGTCACCTGCCGGCACCGAACCCGGATACGCTGGTGGACCTGCAGTACGCAGTGAAGGAGCATAACGCAGACGTAGGTATTGCCACGGACGGCGACGCGGACCGGCTGGGTATCATCGATGAAAAGGGAAACTATATTACCGCCAATGAGACGCTGGCACTGCTGTATTCCTACCTGCTGGAGCAGAAAGGCTGGAAAGGACCGGCGGTGCGCAATATCGCTACTACCCACCTGCTGGACAGGATCGCGGAAGCACACGGCGAAAAGTGTATCGAGGTACCCGTGGGATTCAAACACATCTCGGCCGGGATGGAAGCCAACAATGCACTGATCGGCGGCGAATCGTCCGGCGGCCTGACAGTCCGGGGACATATAGCCGGCAAGGATGGCCTGTATGCGGCGAGCCTGCTGGTGGAGATGCTGAGCGTCAGCGGGAAAAAGCTCAGCGAACTGGTAGCGGATCTGTACAGCCGTTACGGTGAAATGCATGCAGCTGAATATGACTGGGCGCTGACTCCGGAAAAGAAGGAACAGATTCATCACCTGGTGATGGATGAAAAGAAGCTTCCGTCCTTTGAGCAGACCGTTGTCCGCGTCAACTACATGGACGGCTGCAAAGTCTATTTTGAAAACGGATGGGTGATTGTCCGTCCATCCGGTACGGAACCGCGGATCCGAATCTTTGCGGAAGCACCGACACAAACGGAAGCGGAAGCGCTGGTACGGAAGATGGCGGATTTCACAGGGCTGGAATGA